The following DNA comes from Papaver somniferum cultivar HN1 chromosome 4, ASM357369v1, whole genome shotgun sequence.
agttctgtaactttaacaatcggtttatatgtataaatatgtaatccgatttttaggaagaatagttctgtaactttgagaatcggattacatgtgcatTACAAAAGCCCGATCTGTTAGAGGcaaatttatatgattttgtaaggaCAAAATTGGTTTATGTGGTCATATATAAAATTCGATTGTTTGAattgaattcaaaaaaaaaaaaaatatccgtTAAGCctttatctatataaggacaacctctttgaggcaatcccacatcacacacttagcctagaaaatggaatgggaaccgtttgaagatttgtgtctggttaaatcgtttgctaatacgttccgtgaacgtccgaatgaaatctattcaatgttttggaagagagttaaagagttcttttatgGGCGTACCGCGAATCTCAATAACCGAAAATGGAGAGACATGACTTTTCAATTCAACTACATAAAAGGCGCAATGCGAGAGTATGTaatagttagaaatatggtgtaccactatcatccacgagatcgtcttagggaaaaagtgagtaatgcgatcatttttatacctatgtcaactacactagttcacatactaacatataagaattcattgaatttcagctggagcgtttcaacgggctatggagaattcgtaatgggaaaagaaatttcattcaccacaaagaatacacgacgttgtaccgacgtgctcggaggttcattgacgagcatttgatgtgtcaaattttCCCGTACTGAATCCTACATATGTAgtgcgctaatttcctaaactatgtaatgaatattttgtttctgaaaataaggcataatcggattatatagatatatatataaaaaccgattttagaaatcgGTTTATATGGGTATTGATCAAACCCCGATTCCGGGTTTACATCGTCACTTGGAgaaaactcaacccagaatcaATTTACAAATGAACTAATATAAATCGATTCTGGATcgagtcttttgaaaaaaaattaaaattttagaaGTGTTGATTCATAGTTGATCTCAGGATTAACACTAATTGAACAAGGGCATATTAGGCATTAACGAAAATAGTGGATAAGGGGTTTCCATGAATTACtttttagtgaccctattttgtcatgtagttataggccccaattaagtggcatatgccccaatttagccaggtaaaTTAGCTCACAAAACTAGAACTGAAAgagcttcttttgatttttgGAATACCATCCCTGATCCACTATCTCTTTCCTCACCTCTCTTTCTCTGCTTCTTAAACGAAAAACTCGTCGGCGGATCCTCCTATTCTGCTCAGATTGGCTTCATTAGGAGAAGATCTGGgctgattcctttgttttattGCTTTCCAAATCTGTAATATCCTCTCTACTGTAATTTTTACTCTATTTTCTGACTTTTTAGTTTCCTGTTTTAGTAGTTTAAGTTTACTTTTGTTCTTCCTATGAGGAATGGCCTCTCTGGACATTCTCTAGAGGTTTtctcagtttgttgtttatttgggGCTGAAACGTTCATGATTGGTTTGGATCTTCATCGTCACGACGACTTTTCCGGCATGTGCATgattttgaagaaattcaaaatttgGTCGTATCAGTTAGAGAAAAAGGTTGGGTTGTATTGGGTGACTATTTTATCTTTGCAGTGATGAAAAATCAAAGCTTATCATCTATCTCAGTGTTGTTCTACAAGCAGAAAGAGGCATCAACAACTAGTTTTTGTTTGACATCATTTTCACCTAAGCTTTTCAGTTTGGGATTTTCCTTTGATGGTGCAGATCggtttttagtttattttgttttatcttttgGTGTTCTAATTGTTATAGGTTTGTCTATTGACCTAGTTACAGTTAGGTGTTGTTTACTTTTGGATGTTAGTTTTAGGCTTATGCTATTTTTTATCCTTCCTTACTTAGTTCCTGTAATCCATGATCTTGTGACCTTTTCTTGGGTATCTGGGTTCGTTGTTTCTCATCTGATGGTTGCTATCCTCAAGAGTAGTGTTGATCTATGTCTTTTCTGGTGGGAAATAAAGTTGTGTTGGTTTCTCCGGCACACTTTCTTTGTACCATCCTTTGAAGATGGGATTCAAGATGAAATTTGTGGTATCTCTTCTTTTGGAAGAGATTTCGCTCAGATGGGTTTGGTTATTAAAAAAATTGTTGTTCTTCTGAGCTGTGAATCAAGTCTCATCGATTCAAGTTCTCCCGTAAAGGCGGGTGGTGCTGTTGTTCTACTGTTACGGTTTGATTGTCCGGTGGAGATTCTGGGTACGGGATTCAGGTTACGGAATACTGTTTGGAAGTCACTTAGTTATAAGCCTTGTTTTTGGGTTCTCATTGTAATTTCGGGGTTTCCctgtttatttattaaaaaaaaggacTTTTGGAATACCATCCCATCTTATTTGGATGATATTATAAGGGATGATGAAATTAGTCTGAtgttatgtaattttttttttttttttggtacaatGGTGTTATGTAATTCTACTTAAATAATATATCTGCTTCCTGTTTCGGGGGTGGGGTGGGGGAACCCTATCCAAAATCACTTTTTCACACTATGTACAGACTTTGATTTGTTGGGGTGCCAGGTTTAGTGGGGGTGTACCAAACCAAGACAAAAATTGTTTTGTCTTATATGACAATCTGTTTTGTCTTATCATAattttggtacacccccacttaatttggtacccctattagcaatgtTGTACAAAACTCACTGGCCAAGCTAACTATGCCATGCCAACCAAATTGATCAAATTACCCTAGACAAAAGACTCGGCCAAAAATAACAACATTACTAATAGGGGTACCAATTATCTTATTTGGTTCTTGGTACACCTCCAAGCAATATGGCACCCCATTAACAGCCATgaaaaataaatagtaaaatgtAAAGCCCCGGCCTCGCTATCGGATGAAAAATGACCTTTCCGTTGACAAGAACATGACCAGTCAAGGTCAAGGAGATTCCATAGTCCCACCCCAGTAACAGTTGAACATAATGGACAACGGGGTCCACCATCGTGACTGCCAGTTTCAAAAAGAAGGAAATGGAAAAGGGAGGACATTATTTCCTATATAAACAGGCCAAAGCTGCAATTTTGCAAAAGTTGTGAAGAAAAAACTTCTGCAAAATTTGTCTTTTCAACAAAGCGGAATTGGATAAAATTATATTGAATCAAAGACAAACTTTTGCAGAAATTCATTCACAAAGATGCCTTCAGGAACATTGGATGTAGTTTTGATCAGTGCTAAAGGTCTTGAAAACACTGATTATCTATgtaagttttttcttcttttttcccatCATTTTGATCATTCTGAACCTTTGATTTCCACATTAGATTTTATCATTAGATCTTGATTTGTTTGTGAGATCTGTTTCTTGCTTTAATTATTTTGATCAGATCTAATACTTTATGTTATTGAATTTTGATGGGATCTTTTGAGTATTATTGATTCAATGAATTTAGACTTTTGGTCTTTGGTGGTTGACTTGCATAAAGTTTGAtcacttttccaaaaaaaaaaaaaatcttctcaatTATGCTTGTTGAATACAGAGTTGATGAATTTGTTGTCATGATCAAAGGCAAAATAGAGATAACACTTTGATATTTTTTCCTGAAAGATTCGAATGTGAGGATCCATAGTTACATTTAAAAGTGTTTTTTTTGGCATCAAGTAGACGTGTGCTGGAGCTTGATTTTATTTTAGTACTTGGTTGCCTTGCTTATGAGATTCAATTGTTTATAATTGAGCAGGTAACATGGATCCATATGCTGTCCTAACATTGCGAACTCAGGAAAAGAAAAGCAGTGTTGCTgcaggtaaacttcctagccatcTAGTTTTCCTTTGTGCTCTCTATTTCATTTGATCGTAAGTCACCTAATTGTGGATTCTGTGTGAGAATGTAAAACATCCAAATGAAATTGCACGTCTGTGCTTTGAGGCCGTAATGTGATGGAACTATAGATGTTACAGATTTGGCTATCACGACTCATCTCGTGGAAAACACTCCCTAATAATTTTCAATTCACCACTATGATTACAATGGTGTCGAGATTGGATTTGTTTTTTAACATTTAGAGGCCATGGGTTATAATCctttctcatttttatttgaTGATGCAGGGAAAGGTTCTGACCCAGAATGGAATGAAAGCTTTGTCTTTACTGTCTCAGAAGGCGCATCCGAGCTTGTTATCAAACTATTGGATAGTGATGCTGGTACTGAGGATGATCTTGTTGGAGAAGCAACGTGAGTATTATCTTTGCATGTGCAGTAAATCATCAATGTAAATCTTATACATAAAATTTCTCGACACTAATTCTAAGTAGGATTTCCATCAATTATCTATAACAATCAAAATTCATGAGTCAAGAGATATCTGCAGCTGTTCGCATGGAATTATGAATTCTTTGTAGTATAATTGTCACATATATAATGAAAATGATCATGGTTTCTATGTTGCTTCTGAAAATTTTATATGCCCCTTGCAGCATTCCTCTGGAACCGGTGTTTGAAGGAGGAAGTGTGCCAGAAGCTGTTTACAATGTGGTGAAGGACCAGGAATATTGTGGGGAGATTAAACTCAGCCTTGTATTCAGATCTGAGGAGGTTCTCTCTCTGCATATCTATTTCTTTCTACTAGTATAAGATTGACCTGCCTGTTGTGTATGCTTTTTCCTTTTGGCGAATTATCAAATACTTTTCAAGCGCCTGGTGCATTGTGCTTATATATTGTTTATTTTCTATTTGCCATTGCAGAGCAGGGGAGTTGGTGAAGAGGAAGAGACTTATGGAGGCTGGAATCAGTCTTGATAGAGAAAGAGTCTGCACATATTGTGCATTGTGCATTTTCTTCCTGTCCAAATAGATTTGATCGTTTGATGATACTGTGTGCATTTTCTTCCTGTCCAAATAGATTTGATCGTTTGATGATACTGTGTGCATTTTCTTTGGGTTAAAAACTCTATCTTGTAGTGCTAACTATCCGAGGAAGAACTTGTTTGAAAAGCGCCTATTGATGCTGCTTCTTTACTCCTGAGTTCATTTATAAGAAATGATTTTAGCAACAATTGATAGTCTTTTTGGATCGTTCTTTTTTCTTTGCTGCAATATTACGTTTTTGATGAACCCAAATGATATTATACTTGATCTAATTTTGCCTCCAATGCACACAAATGCGACAATTACAAACTTATGCTTGGCCAAGACAAGTAATAGACGTTAAGTGTGAAGTGTCTGCCTCAAACTACAACAACTCGCAGTTCGCTACCACAACAGTTGCGTCAAGAAATATAAGAAAACATGGTTAAGGATGAAGCTCCAAAATGATACTCAATAGTTCATCTGAAACACCCTTTTGTCATTTGTACATATTTTCTTTTCCTacatttgatttacaaaaaaggaAAGACTATTCTGTTCACTTTACCTGTTTATGGAGTTTTGTCCATTACCAGCAATATGTTTTTGCTGGAACCCATTCTTTGCTCCATAAGTTGACCTATTTGCATTACCTTGAGCTGAAAACCCTGGACTCTTCTGCAACTGAAGCTGGGACGCTGACTTTTCAGGTGGATCAAACCTGAACTGATTGCTAATTTGGCAAGACCCATTTACTCCATTGTCTCTTGTATTTGGGGTTTGACTTGGATGGAAATAATCTTGAATTGTCAAATCACCTTCCATGGGAAAATCCCCTGTAAGCGTTTTGATTGCAAACTCTAAGCATGGATCAGGCCAGGAATCGCCAAATGGCAAGTTCAACGAACATTCTGGTTTCTCTTTGGTCTTCTCCATGTCTCTAGCTGTGCAGGTTGCTTTTTCACACTGTGACTGGACTTCAACACTTCCATTACCTACAAATATGGTTTTGGATCCCCCTGTAAGTGTTTCAAATGCGAATTCTAAGCACGGATCAGGCCAGGAATTTCCAAATAGCGAGTTCATCGAACATTCTGGTTTTCCATTGGTCTTCTCTGTGTCTTTATCTTTACCTATTGCCTTTTCACAATCCAACTTATCTTCTCCACTTTCCTTACCTGCAGATATGGTTTTGGAATCCCCCGTAAGAGTTTTGAATGCAAATTCCAAGCATGGATCACGCCAGATATCTTCAAATGGCAAGCTCATTGAACATTCTGGTTTCTCATTGATCTTCTCCATGTCTCTATTTTGATGGATCGCCTTTCCACACTCCAGCTGAACTTCTCCACTTTCATTAGGTAAGATTTGGGGATCCCCTGTAAGAGTTTTGAATGCAAACTCCAAGCATGGATCTGGCCAGGAATCTCCAAATGGCAAGTTCATCGAACATTCTGGTTTCTCAATAGTCTTCTCCATGCCTCTATCTTTATGGATCTCTTGTTTACACTCCAACAGAGTTTCTCCATTTTCCTTGCCGCCACTTAGGATTTTGGTTTCTCCTATAAGAGTTTTGACTGCAAATTCCAAGCATGGATCACGCCAGATATCTCCAAATGGCAAGTCCATCAAACAAGCTGGTTTCTCACTGATCTTCTCCGTGACTCTATCTGTATGGATTGCTTTTTCACACTCCAATTGCACTTCTCCACTGTACACACCTTCAGTTATGGTTTTGGGCTCCAAAGCAAAACCAATTCCGTTTACCAGCTCATGAGTATTTTCCGTATTTCCATCTATATGATTTGTTCTTTTACAGTCTAACTGAACTTTTCCACTTTTTTTACCACTAGTTAAGGATTTGGGTTCCGAAGCAGAACCAATTCGGTCTACCAGCCCATCGATCATCTCCGCACCTCCAACTTTACGGCTTGTGTTTTCACGCTCTAATCGAACTTCACCACTTCCCTTACCTCTAGTTACAAATTTGGGTTCCAAAGAACCAATTTGGTCTTCCAGCAAATTGGTCTTCTCAGTGTCTCCATCTTTATGTCTTGCCTTTTCACACTGCAATCCTCCACTTTCCATACCTCTGGTTAAGATTTTAGGCTCTACCAGCTCGTGAGTCTTCTTTGTGTCTCCATCTTTCTGGTTCGCTTTTTCACACTCCATCTGAACTCCTCTACTTTCCCTACCTCTGATTGCGGTTTTCGGCTCCAAAGCAGAACCAATTTGGTCTACAGGCTCTAGTACCTGATGATTGGAATTAGTTGCTTTACCTCTAGTTACTTCACGTAAAGATGCCACCACACTCTTTCGACTGCCAATTTCCAAGTCAAGCATGGGTTCAACTTCAACTCCAGACAGTCGTTTAGAAGCCTGGAGAGGGGAACCGGATTCTTCTTTAGTTTTGctagttttaacatgatttcttttgttttgtctttttccGACCCTGCATTTAATTTCCTTCAGTTGCTTCTTCGGAGAGTTCTCTTGAGCAAGTGAAGCTGTACCAAGGGTTTTTCCACAACGTAGCAGTCGGCCTTTATTTAAATCATTGGAGTCTGGAGAGATCTTTGGTGCAGGTAAAGCTGTACCATGGGTTTTTCCAGAACGTAGCAGGCGGCCTTTCTTTGAATCATAGGAGTCTGGAGGAATCTCTGGTGCAGGTATAGCTGTACCAGGGGTTTGTCCAGAACATAGCAGTTGTCCTTTCTTTGAATCATCGGAATCAGGAGAGATCTCCGGTGCAGGTAAAGCTTTGCCAAGGGTTTTTCCAGAACATAGCAGTCCGCCTTTCTCTGAATCATCAGAGTCTGGAGAGATCTCTGGTGCAGGTAAAGCTGTACCAAGGGTTTGTCCAGAACATAGCAGTTTCCCTTTCTTTGAATCGTCGGAGTCTGGAGAGATCTCTGATGCAGGTAAAGTTGCCACAAAGGTCTTTCCAGAACGTAGCATTCGGCCTTTCTTTGAATCATCAAGTGAAGCTGTAACATGGGTTTTTCCTGAACGTAGCATTTGGCCTTTCTTTGAATCATTGGAGTCCGCAGAGATCCCTGGTGCAGGTAATACTGTATCAAGGGTTTTTCCAGAACGTAGCACTCGGCCTTTCTTCGAATTATCGGGACTAACAGTTTCTGAACCTACAAAACAGGAAACTTTAATCCAACGCAAATGACCTCAAATAAGGTAGTCTAAATTGTGATGCTAAAAAAACCCTTTCGATTAGACTTTTCATATACCACATACGAGAAATGGGAATCCAAATGGCAAAACCACTTGCCGCACTCAACATCTATTTGACTGGTTATAAAACTGGTAACATAGTTCAAGGAAGCAACAAAACGATTACTGATGTAGGATTGACCTCTACGCTAATTATCTTGTATTGCTTCAAGTTATTCTAGGAGAAGTTTTACAGAATACAGCCAAATGCTCAAACAACTCAAACTAGAATGAGGGGCGTACTGTATATCTTTACAGCCAAATGCTCAAACAACCCAACTAGAAAGAGGAGTGTACTGTACACATCATCCTCATGGTAATAATGgttataaaaagaagaaaaagagagcaCATATTTTTTCCCCTTCAAAAAGGTTACGTACCTTGAACTGAGGCATGATTCGAGATTGGTTCTTCCTTAATTGCAGGTGGGTCTTGCATCTGGTTGCTGTCCACTGTCATTTCATTCGAGATTGGCTCTTCCTTAATCGCAGGTGGGTCTTGCATCTGGTTACTGTCCACTGTCATCCCATTTGTACTCTGGCCTGTGAAAAGGCATCTTGTCACTGTACTGTCTTCTACTTTCCGCCGTTTGGCTGTATTTGATGGctaagaaagaaaagagagaaggATATAGTTAAAGGCAAAAAAAGATAAAGACATACTATTCAAAACAATAAAATGAAACAGTTTTACTGCAAAGGTCCCGCAGACACAGCGTACTTACAGAGTCGTCCTCATCTGTTAGCTGCACGGTGTCGGAGACTccattatttggttttgatgcatGTATTCCAATCTCCCCTGTAGCTAGATAGCGAAAAACATCCTTTCTTGAGTGGAAAATGTATCCGGTTACAGGATCTATGTAATACTGTGGCAATTAGATACCAGTTACAACATGTTTTGCCGATGAAATTAATTTACACATTTGGTTGTATATGAGCATATCAACAATAAAAGTGCCATATTAAATAAGTTTAATTTTCCATGCTTCCTGACCAGAAAAGACACTAGATTATGGCAACTTAAAGTTCTTGTTGTTACAGATTCCATGATTTCATTAAGTGGAGAGGAAAATATTTTCACTCATCAAGGGGGTACTGGTATCTTCACTACATCATAAATTTATCACGAAATGGTAAGTACGCTTAATGTTAAACTGCAAAGCGGGTGTCTGCAGCTAGTATGAATGAAGGAACGAAACATAACCGATAAAATTCATAGAAACTGCTGAATATCATACAATCTGACAGACACAGAAGGATGCTATTAATGAAGAAAGTAACATTCAAAGTTTTCCATACCGAGTCTTTTCTGGATTTGTCCGACTTTCTGACTTTCACTCCTGAGACCCATCCGGCTGGTAACGCGTCCCCTGTATCTTTGCATGGAGTTGTAGCCTAGAGGATAGATGAAAAATTAGAATGTCTGCATATAATTAGGTATATATAACAGCAAAATAATCAAATGCAAAAATGTGAAAAGGTAACATATAAATATACGAACTTGGCTTGTGTAACAGGAAAATAATCAAATGCCAAAAATGTGAAAAGGTAACATATAAATATACGAACTTGGCTTGTGGACACATCAGAGCCTCTTTCACTTGATCTTGAGCTGTTGCTGGGATCTTCAATGTTGAGAAACTCAAACACTTTTTTCCTGGCGTTGAACTTCTGCCCGGATGGAGCAATGTACCGCTGCATTAACAacaaattatattttttatccaTGAAGAGTTGACTACTTTATGACGACAACAAGAGAGCATCGATCAAGTCTCTGGCAACCCTTGTGATGCTTGACTATACCATAAgataaaaaacaaaaagagaaaatgAAGGGAAACCCCAAAGTAGAACCAGGTAATGGAGGATTACCGTAAATTACACACATGGACGATGAAAATTAGTCTAAGGAATTTGGTTATCTATGAGGTAAAGCGGGTAGAGGCAAATTTTGCATACAAAGATTCTGCGAAGCACTGATGAAAAATAGACCCAAAGGTGGTACAATGAAAGGTAATCAAAGCATGACCAAAAGTGGTAAATCGATTAACAGATAAAGGTAAGTTGATATGCAGAGAACATGTACGTACCTTATATGTATCACCATTTTGTTTCGGTCTGATTTCCACTATCCAACCTTTTGGCAAGTAATCAGGTGATTCCTCTGTTTTCCTCGCAAGCTAGTAAAGTCAAACAACACCGACACACCGTACTTTAGAGAAATTTCAGAATGACTAGAACTAAGAACAAAGAAACTGGCAGATCAAATCCATTGGCATCTTTTCAGTTAACTGAGCAAAGTTAAAAATCACAAGAAGCTAACTGCAAAGAAGTATCAAATAAATATACGAACTTTGCTTGCAGCGCCTCTTTTACTTGAACTTGATCTTTTGCTGAGATCTTCATTGTTAAGATACTCAAACACTTTTTTCTTGGACTGGAACTTCAACCCGGAGGATGGAGCAATGTAAACCTGTATCAACATCCAACAATATAAGAATTTTATCCCGAACAGTTGACAGCTTTATCACCAAAACAAGAAAAGGCAATGAGTTAGCATTTGGTCTTCCTCTTGTGGCGCTTGACTACACCATAGAAGAGAAACAAAAAGGGAAGGAAAGGAACAAAGGAAAACCCCAAAGGAGAACCAAGTACTGAAGGATTACCCTAAGTTACTCAAAGGAATCTAGAAATCTACACAGTGATGTCGCGGAGCTAAATCACGCATACAAAGATTATTTGAAGCACTGACGAAAAATAAACCCAAAGGTGGCACAAACTGAGGTGATTAAAACATGGCTAGAAGTGGTAAACAGAAAGGTGATCAATAGATAAAAGTAAGTAGATATGTGACAGAATTGTTGGTACCTTATATGTAGTACCATTTTGTTTCGGTCTGGTTTCCATAATCCAACCCTTCGGTAAGAAGTCTGGTGCGTCCCCCATTTTCCCTACAAGTTGGTAAAATGAAATACCGCTGTATCTTAGAGAAAATTAATGGtgaatgaaataaaagagtaCAGCGATTGGCAGATCAAACCCAATGGCAAACTCCTTTCATTGAGTAATTAATAATCTAGGCATGCTTTTTCTAAGTTGGCTTCTCTCATATTAGTATAATACTTCAAACGACACAAACTGATAGCTTTTGTCTCCAACTATTGTAACTTATTATTTGATCGATGGCTTCTATCTACAACTGTGATTGTATCATTTTTCCTCAAACTTCGTACATTCTAACTTCCTTACTATGATGCAAATTAAATCATCAAAAAGTGTTGCAGACTAAATGAGTATTAAGCTAACATATTGTGATCATTTATAACCAACAACACATCCGCATCTGTCGTGAATCAATAATCGATGTATTATGTTTAGCAAAAGTAGTCTTTGAATAATATGAATTTATTGAACTACATTAACCCACTTGAAGAAGATCTAGCTGAGTAAGAACCTTGGCCACCAACCTAAAAAGGACATTCATGGACATTTGCCCTACCACCCTGGTCAAGCAACCAGGCACTCTGATTGAAAAACAAACATCTCACACAGATGGAGGTGAATCATAAACACCACATCAGCATCGTAAAAACACAAGTAGATAAAGAAATACTGAGCACAGAATTTGTTATACACAATATCCTTGCTTAGATAATGATAACTGCAGGCACCTTAAATAAGGAATGTTTATTATGGCAGTtcatttgacatccatttgatccaTAGGGGCATACAGTTTCACTATCGTTGAAGCTAGATAAGAAAACCAATGAATTCTAACCACTCCTACATTGCAATTTTATGCCCTCAACAGAAACTTCTCAACTCTCGAAAAATTAACGTACCTGTCTCCACGAGCCACCTTATTAAGAAGGCCAGCCAGATAAATCCTCTTTGTTCTTGATCACAACAACTCTGGAATCAGCAAACAGCACAATGAAAAAAGTATCAAAGGATCATCCTCAAAGAAAAAAGGACCTAATTCTTCGTCTAATCAACTGATTGAAGGTAAACATATGTCGCAACACGTTGAAAAAGCAATAGCTAGATTTCTTTTGTATGCAAATATATTATTAACTTATTATGAACATGTATGATGCAAGAACGAACACTTTTCCTAATAAACCTTATCTATGTATTTAGCCGATCATCTACATCAGCATGCAGTTAAGGAGCTATCAGATATAGGAAGTATATAAGCCAATTTTGAAGTGTCTTTATACAATCAGTTCCGAGAAAAACGGCAGTGATTAAAagagaaaaggaaaacaaaatgaCTGCATGAGTTCCGTTACTTTCCGTTACTACAGCCAAAAGTACGAAACTCATACTGAACATAATATTCCCACTTATGGATACTGGTTTAGTTTCGACGGGATAATAAGCTCACAGTCAACAAGAAAACTTCAAACAAAGTTTCCTATCAAAACAAGAAATTTGAGAACCATAAAAATAAGCCGCCTTACAGTGGGCAGTAATACTATGCGGGGAAAAAAACATGCACAAAAACATCCATGTGTTCATGTATACCGGTAATAGCAGAAACGACCAACTTTTCCAAGTGGCAGGCCTGATTCGGAACTTTAATAAGTCGTTATCTGTCAGAGATAATAATCTCCCAAATGGGATGAAATCTTTAGTAATTATAAATAAGCAATTTTCTTCTCTCAGCGCAACCGAACTTTCCTAAAGTAAAGAACGAACAAAAATCCAATCTACGTGATCAAATCCATATAATGCCATCATACCACAATGTTAACAGGGTTAGTTTGTTAACCGGCATATTTCACAAGAAGCATCAAGGATCCACAATTTCCGCTTATATCAATCCTAACGTACATGCACATCTGTTCGGCGGTCAACACAAACTAGGAGGAACGACGTAAGATTGTCATGTGTTTCCTATACTAAATCCTCCCACATCCGCGGAACAAAACTTTTATCCTAAAAGACTAGTGAAGTATTTACCAGAGCTATTCCATCCTAAAACAAAGAACAAATCTCCCCTCTCAATAtcatcaaacaacaacaacatcaatcaaTATGTCCATTTATATATATCCAAGGATCCATCATTACAAACACCCAATTTTGACATGCAACAGTTGAATTTCACTCAATTAACATGCATGTCTCATAACTAACCCTAAATCATGACAATCACTAACAACATGCATCCCTCAATTGATTCATCAACAGAAAACTCTCAATTAAATAAACACTTGAACACAAGACTAAtcaaaaaccatgatttgaacaGATCAAACAAGTAATTTAAACAAATCTAGCTCAAATATTCCTCTTCATAAACATAAAATCAGTAACCCAGTACTACTAATAATAGAAATGAATCAAATGATAAATTCTTGTCTCTAATCATCAAATACAAACAAGAAACAATCACAGTCTTTATCAATCCAAAACTCAAAAAGAATTGAACTAAAAATGAACAACAATCACTATCAATCAACCCTaaaattctccaaaaaaaaatctgaaaaaagaagCTGAGAATTTACCTAATCTTTGTAAGATACTTTGGAGAAGATGAGAATGATTTGAAGGAGATCACTATCTGATGTTTTCTTTGTAGAGTGATTTGCAGTGAAGCTAATTTTGGTAAAGATCTGAGTTTTTCTGTTATGTGATTGAGATATGAATAATTGCTTTGTGTATAGTATATTTTTCAACCCAAAAAAACTACTACTAGTTTCTCTCTCT
Coding sequences within:
- the LOC113274889 gene encoding methyl-CpG-binding domain-containing protein 13-like isoform X2: MGDAPDFLPKGWIMETRPKQNGTTYKVYIAPSSGLKFQSKKKVFEYLNNEDLSKRSSSSKRGAASKLARKTEESPDYLPKGWIVEIRPKQNGDTYKRYIAPSGQKFNARKKVFEFLNIEDPSNSSRSSERGSDVSTSQATTPCKDTGDALPAGWVSGVKVRKSDKSRKDSYYIDPVTGYIFHSRKDVFRYLATGEIGIHASKPNNGVSDTVQLTDEDDSPSNTAKRRKVEDSTVTRCLFTGQSTNGMTVDSNQMQDPPAIKEEPISNEMTVDSNQMQDPPAIKEEPISNHASVQETVSPDNSKKGRVLRSGKTLDTVLPAPGISADSNDSKKGQMLRSGKTHVTASLDDSKKGRMLRSGKTFVATLPASEISPDSDDSKKGKLLCSGQTLGTALPAPEISPDSDDSEKGGLLCSGKTLGKALPAPEISPDSDDSKKGQLLCSGQTPGTAIPAPEIPPDSYDSKKGRLLRSGKTHGTALPAPKISPDSNDLNKGRLLRCGKTLGTASLAQENSPKKQLKEIKCRVGKRQNKRNHVKTSKTKEESGSPLQASKRLSGVEVEPMLDLEIGSRKSVVASLREVTRGKATNSNHQVLEPVDQIGSALEPKTAIRGRESRGVQMECEKANQKDGDTKKTHELVEPKILTRGMESGGLQCEKARHKDGDTEKTNLLEDQIGSLEPKFVTRGKGSGEVRLERENTSRKVGGAEMIDGLVDRIGSASEPKSLTSGKKSGKVQLDCKRTNHIDGNTENTHELVNGIGFALEPKTITEGVYSGEVQLECEKAIHTDRVTEKISEKPACLMDLPFGDIWRDPCLEFAVKTLIGETKILSGGKENGETLLECKQEIHKDRGMEKTIEKPECSMNLPFGDSWPDPCLEFAFKTLTGDPQILPNESGEVQLECGKAIHQNRDMEKINEKPECSMSLPFEDIWRDPCLEFAFKTLTGDSKTISAGKESGEDKLDCEKAIGKDKDTEKTNGKPECSMNSLFGNSWPDPCLEFAFETLTGGSKTIFVGNGSVEVQSQCEKATCTARDMEKTKEKPECSLNLPFGDSWPDPCLEFAIKTLTGDFPMEGDLTIQDYFHPSQTPNTRDNGVNGSCQISNQFRFDPPEKSASQLQLQKSPGFSAQGNANRSTYGAKNGFQQKHIAGNGQNSINR